TTATTTTTGCTGCTGATATAATGACAGCAGGAAAAACATCTCGAAGATTATTAGACTTTATTGGATCGTTTATTGGACATATCAGAGGCGGTTATGCCGTAACGACAGCTGCTGCCTGTACATTGTTTGGCGCCATTTCAGGCTCCACCCAGGCTACTGTAGTAGCGGTTGGGAAGCCGATGCGTGAACGTTTACTTAGAATAGGTTACAAAGATTCATCCGCGATTGCTTTAATCATTAACTCTAGTGATGTAGCTTTACTTGTTCCTCCAAGTATCGGAATGATCATGTATGGCTTAGTTTCTGGAACTTCTGTTGGCGATCTGTTTATTGCAGGAATCATACCAGGTATTATTGTTTTCTTAAGCTTTGCTATTTTCAGTATTATCTATGCAAAAAGAGCCAATATACCACTAGCGGATAAAGCGACATGGAGCGAGCGGTTCAAGTTTACACGTAAAGCTTTATTGCCGCTTGGATTCCCAGTCATTATTATCGGCGGAATCTATTCAGGACTCTTCAGCCCTACAGAAGCAGCCGGGGTCTCTGTCCTCTATGCTTTTATATTAGAAGTTGTTATTTATCGATCCATTCATATAAAAGAGCTGCCGGCAATTGCAAGATCAACAGGTCTGGTAACCTCCGCCGTATTCGTACTGGTAGCAGGAGGACAAGCGTTTACTTGGGTTATATCATTTGCCCGGATTCCGCAAATGATTACAGATACTGTGTTAGGAACTGATCCTACAGCCGTTTATGTATTGATTATGGTTACCATCTTCTTCTTTATTGGCTGTATGTTTGTAGATCCTATCGTCGTAATATTGGTACTTACTCCAATTTTCTACCCGGCAGCTATGAGTGCGGGTGTCGATCCGGTTCACTTAGGAGTGGTCATTACATTCCAGGCCGCTTTAGGTTCTGCCACACCGCCATTTGGGGTCGATATCTTTACGGCGAGTGCCGTCTTTAATAAACCGTACCTTGAGGTTATTAAAGGTACCCCGCCTTATATCATAATGATGGTGATAATTTCTGTTTTATTGATTTACTTTGAAGAACTTTCTCTCATTCTTTTATAGAGCCGGGGGAAAGCTAAAATAAATAAAAAATTGGGAGGTCATTATCATTTTAAACAAAAAGAAGATGTTAGGATTAGTTGCAGCGTCGGCTATGAGCTTAATGCTGGCTGCCTGTGGTCAAAATGAAGAGGGCAACGGCGGTGATGGCGGCGGAGAAAGTTATAACTGGAGATTCGTTACGGAGGAAGTAGAAGGCCAGGGTCAATATGAGTATGCTGAAGAATTCGCTAAGCGCATGAAAGAAAAGTCAGATGGACAAGTGAACATCGACGTTTATGAATTTGGCGGACTAGGCAGTGAAACTGACCAAGTAGAACAGCTCCAGAATGGAACCGTTGAAATGGCGGTTATGTCGCCAGGCTTTACAGGAAACATGGTAAATGAAGGGCAGATTTTTGCATTGCACTTCCTATTTCCTGACGATGTTGAAAAAACACAGGAAATCTTAAACACGAGTGAAGCTTTAAATACTGATCTGCGTGAGAGATATGAAGAACATAGTATTACACCGCTATCGTACTGGACAGAGGGAGCGATGCAGTGGACATCCAACACTCCTATCGAAAGCCCTGACGATTTCCAGAGCTTCAAAATGCGTACACAGGATTCTCCTTTAATTCTTGAGTCCTACAAAGCGTATGGGGCTGACCCGACTCCGATGAGCTGGTCTGAGCTGTACACCGCTTTAGATCGTAATACAGTAGATGGTCAGGAAAACCCAATCTTCTTTATTGGAGATGCTTCATTCCACGAAGTACAGGATTATATGACCATTTCCAATCATAATAATTATGTGGCCATGACTACTGTAAACACAGACTGGTTTAATGGTCTTCCAGAAGAAATGCAGGAAATGGTAAATGAAACAACAGAAGAAATGCAACAGTGGGCGTTTGATGAGCAGCAGGCTCAAAACGAGGAATGGCTGGAAACCATCAAGAATGATGAAGAAAACCAAACAGAGATTATCGAGTTAACAGAAGAACAGCGAGAAGCTTTCCGTGAAAAAGCGATGCCTATCCGTGATTACTATATTGAAAATGTCTCTGGAGTAGATGGAGCTATTTTAGAGAAATTAGAGAAGGAAATTGAAGAAGCTGAATCAGCAGAATAATAATAAAGACCGCTTCCTTTAAACAAGGAAGCGGTCTTTTGTGTTGTAGAGAGAATGTTTATTTTCTCCTTCGGTGCGAGAACCACTCGATTCCAAGGAGAATCCCTTTACTTAAAAAGATCCTGCTTCTAGGTGGAGTACAGTCTTTTTTTCTGTCTGGCTCCACTCGCAATTTTTATTGCGGGGCCTGCCATGGTTCCGTCTGCACCCGGTAATCTTTCCATGTTAACAGAATGACTATAATAAAAAGAAAGCTTGACATTTTAAAGAGAGCAGCAGTGTCTACGAAAGCATAAACAAAGCCAAGGATAAGAGCACTTAGACCGATTCCAAGGTCAATGGAAGAGTAAAACATTCCGTTAGCAATACCGCTTCGCTCAACCGTAGTCTTCGAAATGACCCAGGCTTGAAAAGCAGGCATCATCGAGCCGTATCCTGCTCCAAAGAGAGCACCGGCCAGCACTAGATCCAGATTAGAATCAGCCAGAGCTAAAATCCACATAGCGATAAAAGATAAGGCCGAGCAGACCATAATGAGTTTCCAGGGGCCATGCTTATCAAAATATTTCCCTGTAATCGGACGGGCTAAAGTCGCCAGAAGGGCATTGAAGAAATAAAACAAAAATACTCCGTCTAACCCTTGCTCTACACCGAAGATCACAATATATGTGACGATCGAGCCATAGCCGAATGTCGTTAAGAAAGTA
This window of the Halobacillus sp. Marseille-Q1614 genome carries:
- a CDS encoding TRAP transporter large permease; protein product: MAATLLSIMVVLLLLNFPMMIPLMVAPLIGVFLFFPNMDPMILMQQFATGIEAYVLLAVPLFIFAADIMTAGKTSRRLLDFIGSFIGHIRGGYAVTTAAACTLFGAISGSTQATVVAVGKPMRERLLRIGYKDSSAIALIINSSDVALLVPPSIGMIMYGLVSGTSVGDLFIAGIIPGIIVFLSFAIFSIIYAKRANIPLADKATWSERFKFTRKALLPLGFPVIIIGGIYSGLFSPTEAAGVSVLYAFILEVVIYRSIHIKELPAIARSTGLVTSAVFVLVAGGQAFTWVISFARIPQMITDTVLGTDPTAVYVLIMVTIFFFIGCMFVDPIVVILVLTPIFYPAAMSAGVDPVHLGVVITFQAALGSATPPFGVDIFTASAVFNKPYLEVIKGTPPYIIMMVIISVLLIYFEELSLILL
- a CDS encoding DctP family TRAP transporter solute-binding subunit, yielding MLGLVAASAMSLMLAACGQNEEGNGGDGGGESYNWRFVTEEVEGQGQYEYAEEFAKRMKEKSDGQVNIDVYEFGGLGSETDQVEQLQNGTVEMAVMSPGFTGNMVNEGQIFALHFLFPDDVEKTQEILNTSEALNTDLRERYEEHSITPLSYWTEGAMQWTSNTPIESPDDFQSFKMRTQDSPLILESYKAYGADPTPMSWSELYTALDRNTVDGQENPIFFIGDASFHEVQDYMTISNHNNYVAMTTVNTDWFNGLPEEMQEMVNETTEEMQQWAFDEQQAQNEEWLETIKNDEENQTEIIELTEEQREAFREKAMPIRDYYIENVSGVDGAILEKLEKEIEEAESAE